One genomic region from Spirosoma sp. KCTC 42546 encodes:
- the apaG gene encoding Co2+/Mg2+ efflux protein ApaG: MVSSVTEGVKVSVKTEYQADYSSPLQAHYVFTYRITIENASDYTIQLLRRHWLIFDSNGTVREVEGEGVVGLQPVLEPGEVHEYVSGCNLRSSIGKMTGTYLVERMIDGKQLRIGIPEFTMVVPYKLN; encoded by the coding sequence ATGGTTTCGTCAGTCACAGAAGGCGTAAAAGTTAGCGTGAAGACCGAGTATCAGGCCGATTACTCAAGTCCGCTTCAGGCCCATTACGTATTTACCTACCGTATTACCATTGAAAACGCCAGCGACTATACTATTCAGTTGCTCCGTCGTCATTGGTTGATCTTTGACTCGAACGGAACGGTTCGCGAAGTTGAAGGCGAAGGTGTTGTGGGGCTACAGCCTGTCCTGGAGCCAGGCGAGGTGCATGAATACGTATCGGGCTGTAACCTTCGGTCCAGTATCGGGAAAATGACGGGTACGTATCTGGTCGAACGGATGATTGACGGGAAACAACTCCGCATTGGTATTCCCGAATTTACGATGGTTGTACCTTATAAGTTAAATTAA
- the dapB gene encoding 4-hydroxy-tetrahydrodipicolinate reductase, whose protein sequence is MNILLLGYGKMGKTIEQIALGRGHQIAGRIDADNHADLANLEPDEVDVVIEFSSPESAAENITYCLERGWPVVCGTTGWLSHRTEIEALCRDNKGAFFYASNYSIGVNLFFRLNKTLAQFMRNYPSYHVSMTEIHHTEKKDAPSGTAITLAEGVMEHLPTKRRWINNEYGHEPTPVGDDAIEIESLREGTVPGTHTVRYESDVDRIEITHTAHSRQGFALGAVVAAEWLVGREGVFGMDDLLG, encoded by the coding sequence ATGAACATTCTACTACTCGGCTACGGCAAAATGGGTAAAACGATCGAGCAGATTGCGCTCGGACGGGGGCACCAGATCGCAGGACGCATTGATGCCGATAATCACGCAGATTTAGCCAATCTGGAACCTGATGAGGTTGATGTCGTTATTGAATTCAGCTCACCAGAGTCGGCGGCCGAAAATATAACCTATTGTCTGGAGCGGGGGTGGCCAGTAGTTTGTGGGACAACGGGCTGGCTCAGTCACCGCACGGAAATTGAAGCCTTATGCCGAGATAACAAAGGCGCGTTTTTCTATGCATCCAACTATAGCATAGGGGTTAACCTATTTTTTCGGTTGAATAAAACGTTGGCGCAGTTCATGCGGAACTATCCATCGTATCATGTGTCGATGACCGAAATTCATCATACCGAAAAGAAGGATGCCCCAAGCGGAACGGCCATCACACTGGCGGAGGGTGTAATGGAGCACTTGCCCACCAAGCGTCGCTGGATCAACAATGAATATGGGCACGAACCCACCCCTGTGGGTGATGATGCCATCGAAATTGAGTCATTACGCGAAGGAACCGTGCCCGGTACGCACACCGTTCGGTACGAATCGGATGTGGATCGAATAGAAATTACCCATACGGCCCACAGTCGGCAGGGATTTGCGCTTGGCGCCGTGGTTGCTGCCGAGTGGCTGGTGGGCCGTGAGGGCGTGTTTGGCATGGATGACTTACTGGGGTAA
- a CDS encoding O-methyltransferase, producing MITAYLRYLSRARDEHSLHSPFLFSLYTEVIRAKRASNTVFTPIQALRKELRKSKQLITIADFGAGSKVNPSRQRTIGDIARNSQKPARFGRLLFRLIQRFQSKTIVDLGTSLGMTTAYLAEATKSCNGHVLTFEGCPETAAIARQNFTHLGVQNVDIVVGNLDETLASAVVNLAPIDFVFFDANHRYEPTVRYFETCLTNIHNDTVFVFDDIHWSAEMEQAWAYIKAHSSVSVTVDLFWVGLVFFRQEQPKQDFVLQF from the coding sequence TTGATTACCGCTTATCTTCGTTACCTAAGTCGCGCCCGCGACGAACATTCGCTTCATTCCCCTTTTCTCTTTTCCTTATACACAGAGGTTATTCGGGCTAAACGGGCTTCGAATACGGTATTTACCCCTATTCAGGCACTACGAAAGGAACTTCGTAAGAGCAAACAGCTCATTACGATTGCTGATTTTGGTGCGGGTTCTAAAGTGAATCCATCCCGCCAACGGACGATTGGTGATATTGCCCGTAATTCCCAGAAGCCCGCCCGCTTTGGTCGGTTGTTATTCCGGCTTATTCAGCGGTTTCAGTCGAAGACAATTGTTGATCTGGGGACATCATTGGGGATGACGACCGCTTATCTGGCCGAAGCGACAAAATCATGCAATGGGCATGTACTCACGTTTGAAGGTTGCCCGGAAACCGCGGCCATTGCCCGGCAGAATTTCACCCACTTAGGTGTTCAGAATGTGGATATCGTTGTGGGTAACCTAGACGAAACACTGGCTTCTGCGGTGGTCAACCTAGCGCCAATTGACTTTGTCTTTTTCGATGCCAATCACCGCTACGAACCCACTGTACGTTATTTTGAAACATGCCTGACGAATATCCATAATGATACCGTTTTTGTATTCGACGACATTCATTGGTCGGCAGAAATGGAGCAGGCATGGGCCTATATAAAAGCACACTCAAGCGTCAGCGTAACCGTTGATTTGTTCTGGGTAGGCTTGGTTTTCTTTCGGCAGGAACAGCCGAAACAGGATTTTGTCCTACAGTTTTAA
- a CDS encoding ABC transporter permease, which translates to MLRSYIKIAWRNLWKNKTFSFINILGLALGMACSLLIMIWVQDERHMDRFHKNDSRLYRVMENQHYTGVVNTFASTPGILAENIVKDIPEIQMASQMLWENTPLFTVGNTFEKEKGRFVQGDFLTMFSFPLKEGNPKTALKRPDGLVISQKLADKYFKGQDPMGKTVRIDNTDDVMVTGILADMPESSSLKFDFLMSYDRWQKTNKWAREWGNNGPRCYVLLAQNASVDKVNAKIKTYIKTKNKNSNVELFLQNYGESYLYSNWDAGKQNGGRIEYVKTFSIVAIFILAIACINFMNLATARSVKRSKEVGVRKVVGAYRNSLIGQFLGESMLITLLSLVFSVLIVLLILPVFNTLTEKHLSLDFSNPTFLLLLLALAVLTGLVSGSYPALFMSSLNPVVILKGALKFKASATYFRKGLVVLQFGLSIMLILGTIVVYRQIQFIQTKNLGYDREGLLYMPLEGDLAKNFQTFRQELEREPGIKSVTCAQSDPLEVGSSTQGVKWPGKDTTQLILFSQNAISYDYVKTMGIKLLDGRDFSPDFSTDTSNYLINEAAARKMGYKTPVGKEMTMWDKKGKIIGLMKDFHYNSLHSAIEPLILHLQRGVNDTTNYWGSVLVRTQAGQTKQAVASLEASFKKFNPHFPFKYSFTDQEFANLYKAENTVSKLSSYFAFLAIFISCLGLFGLATFTAEQRTKEIGIRKVLGASVPNLIGMLSKEFILLVLLAAFIAFPLGWYFLSGWLEKYAYRINLEWWYFLVAIMSAVLIALFTVSFQSIKAALMDPVKSLRTE; encoded by the coding sequence ATGCTACGCAGCTACATCAAAATCGCCTGGCGCAACCTCTGGAAAAACAAGACGTTCTCCTTCATCAACATTCTGGGACTTGCCTTAGGTATGGCCTGTAGCCTGCTCATTATGATCTGGGTACAGGATGAACGACATATGGACAGGTTCCATAAAAACGATAGTCGTCTTTACCGGGTGATGGAAAATCAACACTACACGGGCGTTGTCAATACGTTTGCTTCCACACCGGGCATTCTAGCCGAAAACATCGTTAAAGACATTCCAGAGATCCAGATGGCCAGCCAGATGCTTTGGGAGAATACCCCCTTATTTACAGTGGGGAATACCTTTGAGAAAGAAAAAGGACGCTTTGTACAGGGAGATTTTTTGACGATGTTCTCATTTCCACTCAAAGAAGGCAACCCCAAAACAGCACTCAAACGCCCCGATGGACTGGTCATCTCCCAGAAACTAGCCGACAAATATTTTAAAGGGCAGGACCCAATGGGCAAAACTGTTCGGATTGACAATACCGACGATGTAATGGTAACCGGCATATTGGCCGACATGCCAGAATCGTCCTCGCTGAAGTTCGATTTCCTGATGAGCTATGACCGCTGGCAAAAAACCAATAAATGGGCAAGAGAATGGGGGAACAATGGTCCCCGCTGTTATGTATTACTGGCCCAGAATGCATCTGTCGATAAGGTAAATGCCAAGATTAAAACCTACATCAAGACTAAGAACAAAAACAGTAATGTTGAGCTGTTTCTGCAAAATTACGGTGAGTCGTACCTGTATTCGAATTGGGATGCGGGCAAGCAAAACGGAGGCCGGATCGAGTACGTAAAAACATTCTCCATTGTCGCCATTTTTATTCTGGCCATTGCCTGCATCAATTTCATGAACCTAGCCACGGCTCGCTCTGTCAAACGATCCAAAGAAGTGGGGGTTAGGAAAGTAGTTGGCGCTTACAGAAACAGCCTGATTGGTCAATTCCTTGGTGAGTCGATGCTCATCACTCTGCTATCCCTGGTATTCTCGGTGTTGATCGTTCTGCTCATATTACCCGTCTTTAATACCCTAACTGAGAAGCACCTTTCGCTCGATTTTTCCAATCCCACATTCCTATTGCTACTTCTTGCGTTAGCGGTTCTAACAGGTCTTGTATCGGGAAGTTATCCCGCTCTGTTTATGTCGTCGTTGAATCCCGTGGTCATCCTGAAAGGAGCGCTGAAATTTAAAGCGAGTGCTACCTATTTTCGCAAGGGGTTGGTAGTCCTTCAGTTTGGGCTTTCCATCATGCTGATTTTGGGTACCATTGTCGTATATCGCCAGATTCAGTTTATTCAAACCAAAAATCTCGGCTACGACCGCGAAGGGCTGCTTTATATGCCGTTAGAAGGAGATTTAGCCAAAAATTTCCAAACGTTCCGGCAGGAATTGGAACGAGAACCGGGCATTAAGTCGGTCACCTGTGCTCAATCGGACCCACTCGAAGTAGGTAGTTCGACGCAGGGCGTTAAGTGGCCTGGAAAAGATACCACCCAACTGATACTCTTCAGCCAGAATGCTATTTCGTACGATTATGTAAAAACGATGGGCATTAAACTGCTCGATGGTCGCGACTTTTCGCCCGACTTTAGCACCGACACAAGCAACTACCTCATTAACGAAGCCGCTGCCCGAAAAATGGGTTACAAAACACCCGTGGGCAAGGAAATGACCATGTGGGATAAAAAAGGAAAGATCATTGGCCTAATGAAAGACTTTCACTATAACTCCCTTCATTCGGCCATTGAACCATTGATTTTACATTTACAGCGTGGCGTCAATGATACAACCAATTACTGGGGAAGTGTATTAGTCCGCACACAAGCGGGGCAAACGAAACAGGCTGTCGCGAGTCTGGAAGCTAGTTTTAAGAAATTCAATCCGCACTTCCCGTTCAAATACTCCTTTACCGATCAGGAATTCGCGAACTTGTACAAGGCAGAAAACACGGTTAGCAAGCTTTCAAGTTATTTTGCTTTTCTGGCCATTTTCATTTCCTGCCTGGGCCTGTTTGGATTAGCCACGTTCACCGCCGAGCAACGTACGAAAGAAATTGGCATTCGAAAAGTACTGGGGGCCAGCGTTCCCAACCTCATCGGCATGTTGTCGAAAGAGTTCATTCTCTTAGTGCTACTGGCAGCCTTCATTGCGTTTCCGCTGGGTTGGTATTTTTTAAGCGGCTGGCTCGAAAAATACGCTTATCGGATCAACCTGGAGTGGTGGTATTTTCTCGTAGCCATCATGTCGGCGGTACTGATCGCCTTGTTCACCGTTAGTTTCCAAAGCATCAAAGCTGCGCTGATGGACCCGGTGAAGAGTTTACGAACCGAATAA
- a CDS encoding DUF2905 domain-containing protein: protein MNPSIGKYIILAGAVIVLIGLIVYFFGDKLGWLGRLPGDIRIEGKNGGGFYFPIVTCIVVSIILNLLIVLIRRFFGS from the coding sequence ATGAACCCATCAATCGGTAAATACATCATACTAGCCGGAGCTGTCATTGTCTTAATTGGCCTGATCGTGTACTTTTTTGGCGACAAACTAGGCTGGTTAGGCCGTTTGCCGGGCGATATTCGTATAGAAGGGAAAAATGGGGGTGGTTTCTATTTTCCTATTGTTACTTGCATTGTGGTTAGTATTATCCTGAACCTGCTTATCGTTCTGATCCGTCGCTTTTTCGGGTCTTAA
- a CDS encoding DEAD/DEAH box helicase — translation MKTKTTKAVDQNDLLDIEKVAAEMAASAVSPVTEVKTAKVPKKKVAKPGIELTPEINAEDTAVETVVEGIADKVVIVADAPVTTEAEAITPVTTNAPVVEVAPKVDPNQILFSSLAISPELLQAVTDMGFISPSPIQAEAIPPILAGRDVIGQAQTGTGKTAAFGIPALELIDVQDRSVQTLILCPTRELALQVAEEIKKLAKHKRGVRIEAIYGGDSIERQIRSLKSGVHIVIGTPGRVMDHMERNTLKLDNVKMMILDEADEMLDMGFREDIESILQDMPEERQTILFSATMSKPIMQITQKFLQDPVLVKVVKKELTNINIEQVYFEVKPKAKVEVMCRLIDMYDLKLLLVFCNTKRKVDEIVEDLQIRGYQAEGLHGDLRQSQRTNVMSKFRAGTTSILVATDVAARGIDVDDVDAVINFDIPLDEEYYVHRIGRTGRAGKSGRAFSMVGRDEKYRFREIQSYTKVRVEKGVIPSFEDIVGVRKARFIEQLQETIKESKDLNLYDDLLTQLHHTGFSTEQIVAALVKRSMGLEKNEFADQNLGLEDDRRREERGRGNDRYADRGRGEGGGRFEDRRGGGNRFGERDDRGARFGRNDGPERPRFADRDRNERSGRDGERKPYFDRDDKRVPREREANMTRLMVSIGRKDFVRPGDIVGAIAGEANIPGNSIGSIDIFDKFTYVDVPKDVANRVVDVMEGNTIKGRRVNIEIAR, via the coding sequence ATGAAAACGAAAACAACCAAAGCCGTTGATCAAAACGATCTTCTGGATATTGAAAAAGTAGCAGCCGAAATGGCCGCTAGCGCAGTTTCTCCCGTTACTGAAGTTAAAACGGCGAAAGTCCCTAAAAAGAAAGTTGCTAAACCAGGCATCGAACTTACACCAGAAATCAATGCGGAAGATACTGCCGTTGAGACCGTTGTTGAAGGCATTGCCGATAAAGTAGTTATCGTTGCGGATGCGCCTGTTACAACGGAAGCTGAAGCAATAACACCCGTTACCACTAACGCTCCCGTAGTGGAAGTGGCTCCTAAAGTTGATCCAAATCAAATTTTATTCTCTAGTTTAGCTATTTCGCCCGAACTATTACAAGCCGTAACCGACATGGGCTTTATCAGCCCATCGCCGATTCAGGCCGAAGCGATTCCACCCATTCTGGCTGGTCGCGATGTGATTGGACAGGCGCAAACCGGAACAGGCAAAACAGCTGCGTTTGGTATTCCTGCACTTGAACTGATTGATGTTCAGGATCGCTCGGTACAAACGCTGATCCTCTGCCCTACCCGCGAATTAGCGTTACAGGTAGCCGAAGAAATTAAGAAACTGGCCAAACACAAGCGGGGCGTTCGTATCGAAGCGATCTACGGTGGTGATTCCATCGAACGGCAGATTCGGTCGCTCAAAAGCGGTGTTCATATCGTAATTGGTACGCCAGGTCGTGTTATGGATCACATGGAGCGTAACACCCTCAAACTCGACAACGTTAAGATGATGATTCTTGACGAAGCCGATGAGATGCTGGACATGGGCTTCCGTGAAGATATTGAAAGCATTTTACAGGACATGCCCGAAGAACGGCAGACGATCCTGTTCTCGGCCACGATGTCGAAACCAATTATGCAGATCACGCAAAAATTCCTGCAGGATCCTGTGCTGGTGAAAGTGGTTAAGAAAGAATTGACCAACATCAACATTGAGCAGGTCTATTTTGAAGTGAAACCAAAAGCGAAAGTTGAGGTAATGTGCCGTCTGATCGACATGTACGACCTGAAACTGCTGCTGGTATTCTGTAACACCAAACGTAAGGTTGACGAAATCGTAGAAGATCTGCAAATCCGTGGTTATCAGGCAGAAGGCTTGCATGGTGATCTGCGCCAGTCGCAACGGACCAACGTAATGAGCAAGTTCCGGGCCGGTACAACCAGTATTCTGGTAGCTACCGACGTAGCCGCTCGGGGTATCGACGTTGACGATGTAGATGCCGTTATTAACTTCGACATTCCGCTCGACGAAGAATATTATGTACACCGCATTGGCCGGACGGGCCGCGCTGGCAAATCGGGCCGGGCGTTCTCGATGGTGGGTCGCGATGAGAAATATCGTTTCCGCGAAATTCAGTCGTACACGAAAGTACGGGTTGAAAAAGGTGTAATCCCATCCTTTGAAGATATCGTTGGTGTGCGTAAGGCTCGTTTCATCGAGCAATTGCAAGAGACGATTAAGGAAAGCAAAGACCTGAATCTGTACGACGATTTACTGACGCAACTGCATCATACCGGCTTCTCGACCGAACAGATCGTAGCAGCCCTGGTGAAACGCAGCATGGGTCTGGAGAAAAACGAATTCGCTGATCAAAATCTAGGCCTTGAAGATGATCGCCGTCGTGAAGAACGAGGTCGTGGAAATGACCGTTACGCTGATCGTGGACGCGGTGAAGGCGGTGGCCGTTTCGAGGACCGTCGGGGTGGTGGCAATCGCTTTGGCGAACGCGACGACCGGGGGGCACGTTTTGGCCGTAATGACGGACCAGAGCGCCCACGTTTTGCCGATCGGGATCGTAATGAGCGTTCAGGCCGTGATGGTGAGCGCAAGCCTTATTTCGATCGGGACGACAAACGGGTTCCCCGCGAGCGTGAAGCCAATATGACCCGCCTGATGGTGAGCATTGGCCGCAAGGACTTCGTTCGTCCGGGCGATATTGTAGGTGCCATTGCCGGTGAAGCCAATATTCCAGGCAACAGCATCGGAAGCATCGACATCTTCGACAAATTCACGTATGTGGACGTACCGAAAGATGTTGCCAACCGCGTTGTTGACGTAATGGAAGGGAACACGATTAAAGGTCGCCGGGTAAATATTGAAATTGCACGGTAA
- the ung gene encoding uracil-DNA glycosylase, producing MNVSIAESWKIHLQAEFNKPYFIELAEFIRHEYSTQRVFPPGRLIFNAFDKCSFDNTRVVILGQDPYHGEGQANGLAFSVADGITKPPSLINIFKEIQDDLGKPVPKSGNLERWASQGVMLLNATLTVRAGQAGSHQGKGWETFTDAVIKLISDEKRHVVFMLWGAYAQKKGAIIDGKKHLILKAKHPSPMAANYGGWFGTKHFSQANAYLESNGLAPIEW from the coding sequence ATGAACGTATCCATTGCCGAATCGTGGAAAATCCACCTGCAAGCTGAATTCAACAAACCTTATTTCATTGAACTTGCCGAGTTTATTCGGCATGAATATAGTACGCAACGTGTTTTTCCGCCCGGCCGATTGATTTTCAATGCCTTTGACAAATGTAGTTTTGATAACACGCGCGTTGTTATTCTTGGTCAGGACCCATACCATGGCGAAGGGCAAGCCAACGGCCTCGCCTTTTCGGTAGCCGACGGAATCACGAAGCCCCCCTCATTAATCAATATATTTAAGGAAATACAGGACGACCTGGGCAAACCGGTGCCTAAGTCTGGGAATCTCGAACGCTGGGCCAGTCAGGGTGTTATGCTATTAAACGCTACCCTTACCGTGCGTGCAGGGCAGGCGGGGTCACATCAGGGGAAAGGCTGGGAAACGTTCACGGATGCGGTTATCAAACTAATCTCCGACGAAAAACGCCACGTTGTTTTTATGCTTTGGGGCGCTTATGCTCAAAAAAAAGGCGCAATCATCGACGGCAAAAAGCACTTGATTCTGAAAGCCAAGCACCCCTCCCCTATGGCGGCTAATTATGGTGGCTGGTTTGGCACCAAACACTTCAGTCAGGCCAATGCATACCTGGAGAGCAATGGACTGGCTCCTATTGAATGGTAG
- a CDS encoding DUF5683 domain-containing protein produces MKPFSTSFVVFLLLLLMAGPLFAQRPAIKPALTPVAIDSTRQVRSATDTIPNTIRRNGVPVQVGKSVLTPDDDSTSLDGPDTLRVTAKQEAQIHKIVPKKATIRALIPVLALGQAYNRQYYKMPFVYAGYGVMGYLFVRYRALAQEAEVGYRRLLYKELVAPAYPVTLDPTLFPTGITQALTVDAEYKPLPDKVLIGQQYFYTSAGAKNAYDTYRRYRDLNILLSVVLYAVSIVEANVAAHLKTFDLTDDISMLVEPNILPVPGSGFVPGVRVAFTFK; encoded by the coding sequence ATGAAGCCGTTTTCAACCTCATTCGTTGTTTTCCTATTGTTGCTGTTAATGGCCGGACCGCTCTTTGCGCAGCGCCCTGCTATCAAGCCAGCACTGACACCAGTTGCTATTGACTCGACCCGGCAAGTGCGCTCGGCGACCGATACCATTCCTAACACCATCCGACGAAATGGTGTACCGGTTCAGGTGGGTAAATCTGTACTGACGCCAGATGATGATTCAACCTCATTGGACGGTCCCGACACACTCCGTGTAACGGCAAAGCAGGAAGCCCAAATTCATAAGATTGTCCCCAAAAAGGCAACCATACGCGCACTCATTCCTGTGCTTGCGTTGGGCCAGGCCTACAATCGACAGTATTATAAAATGCCCTTTGTGTACGCTGGCTATGGTGTAATGGGTTATCTATTCGTCAGATACCGAGCTCTTGCGCAAGAAGCAGAAGTGGGATATCGCCGGCTACTCTACAAGGAGCTTGTAGCGCCAGCGTACCCTGTTACTCTGGATCCTACTTTATTTCCGACTGGGATCACACAGGCGCTTACTGTAGATGCTGAATACAAGCCACTACCAGACAAAGTCCTTATTGGTCAGCAATACTTTTATACATCGGCGGGTGCTAAGAATGCTTATGACACCTATCGACGTTATCGGGATTTAAATATTCTGTTGTCCGTAGTTTTGTATGCCGTCAGTATTGTGGAAGCCAATGTAGCGGCTCATTTAAAAACTTTTGATTTAACCGACGACATCTCGATGCTCGTTGAACCCAACATACTGCCCGTGCCTGGATCGGGTTTTGTGCCAGGCGTGCGGGTAGCCTTTACATTTAAATGA
- the lepB gene encoding signal peptidase I yields MSEVKTRAEVQPAKAKKSPIREWFDSVLFAVVAATLIRWLFMEAFTIPTPSMENSLMVGDFLFVSKLHYGTRTPRTPLQVPLTHQKIWGTDIPSYSTAIQLPSYRLPGFTHVKNGDVVVFNVPPKYLNDNIDYPVDLKTNYIKRCIGIPGDVLEVRQREVFVNGKPFPTPPRSEQKYFIKTTEVLDANFFRKYDIVNDYRDPSQPTENWKPLEQYNDSTKTSTMVGYSVNTTQEVIAKFKGFDWVKGIEPMSEKPGEMAPMIYGTPTFKWNHDNFGPITIPKKDVTIQLNAQTIALYGPVIQLYEGNDKVEVAPTSIKIDGKSITSYTFKQDYYFMMGDNRDNSLDSRFWGFVPEDHIVGKAVFVWMSLDPNPANIWNKIRWNRLFRTID; encoded by the coding sequence ATGTCTGAAGTTAAAACCAGAGCCGAAGTGCAACCGGCTAAAGCGAAGAAATCGCCCATTCGGGAGTGGTTCGATTCCGTCTTATTTGCCGTCGTGGCTGCTACGTTGATTCGGTGGCTGTTTATGGAAGCCTTCACCATTCCAACCCCCTCGATGGAAAACAGCCTGATGGTTGGCGATTTCCTGTTCGTAAGCAAGCTGCATTACGGCACCCGTACTCCTCGAACACCCCTACAGGTTCCGCTTACCCACCAGAAAATTTGGGGAACGGATATTCCATCCTACAGTACAGCTATTCAGTTGCCATCGTATCGGCTACCCGGTTTTACCCACGTTAAGAATGGCGATGTCGTTGTATTCAATGTGCCACCTAAATACCTGAACGACAATATTGATTATCCCGTTGACCTGAAAACCAACTACATCAAACGGTGCATTGGTATTCCAGGCGATGTACTGGAAGTACGGCAACGCGAGGTGTTTGTGAACGGAAAACCATTTCCCACTCCTCCGCGCTCTGAGCAGAAGTATTTCATTAAAACGACAGAAGTGCTGGATGCGAATTTCTTCCGTAAGTACGATATCGTAAATGATTATCGTGACCCCAGCCAGCCAACGGAAAACTGGAAGCCACTGGAGCAATATAACGACTCGACCAAAACCTCAACAATGGTGGGTTACAGCGTTAATACCACTCAGGAGGTAATTGCTAAGTTCAAGGGATTTGATTGGGTGAAAGGCATTGAACCAATGTCTGAAAAGCCGGGTGAAATGGCTCCTATGATTTACGGCACACCAACGTTCAAATGGAACCACGATAACTTTGGCCCAATCACGATTCCGAAAAAAGACGTAACGATTCAGCTTAATGCGCAGACTATTGCCCTATACGGACCAGTTATTCAACTCTATGAAGGAAACGACAAGGTTGAAGTAGCGCCAACGAGCATTAAAATCGACGGGAAGTCAATAACCTCCTATACGTTCAAACAGGATTACTACTTCATGATGGGCGATAACCGCGACAACTCACTTGATTCGCGATTCTGGGGATTTGTCCCTGAAGATCACATCGTGGGTAAAGCCGTATTTGTCTGGATGTCACTCGACCCTAATCCGGCTAACATCTGGAATAAAATCCGATGGAATCGCCTGTTCCGGACGATTGATTAA
- a CDS encoding N-acetylmuramoyl-L-alanine amidase, with protein sequence MKSNDGNCIWTVIFLILMLSPGESHLALAKGKGSHAIARTNHSKSRVAKTLRKASVSRKMRLVRHKSSKTLNAAKAEKKRNSLLPTSLPGSTHVTVKDQKLKGAVYYLVSGHGGPDPGAIGRYGKYVLPEDEYAYDVTIRLARALMEHGATTYMIVRDPNDGIRDGSVLKLDHDEVTYPNQTIPLNQTLRLRQGTDAVNKLHAKHREAYQRMVTIHVDSRSEGQNIDVFFYHHENSKVGKKLAKHIHKSFQSGYKRSQPTRNYLGTVSDRSSLYVVKNSHPPTVFIELGNIRNGKDQQRFLLADNRQALANWICTGLQTDYKSH encoded by the coding sequence ATGAAATCGAATGACGGCAACTGTATCTGGACTGTAATATTCCTGATTTTAATGCTGAGTCCTGGAGAATCTCATTTGGCGTTGGCCAAAGGAAAAGGTAGTCACGCTATTGCCCGGACAAATCATAGTAAGAGCCGAGTAGCGAAAACGCTTCGAAAAGCATCTGTAAGCCGTAAGATGCGGTTAGTCCGTCATAAATCGAGTAAGACACTGAACGCAGCAAAGGCTGAAAAAAAGAGAAATTCTCTATTGCCCACGTCGTTACCGGGATCAACTCATGTGACCGTTAAAGATCAGAAACTGAAAGGGGCGGTATATTATTTGGTTTCGGGACATGGCGGGCCAGATCCTGGTGCCATTGGGCGGTACGGGAAATATGTGTTGCCTGAAGATGAGTATGCCTATGACGTAACGATCCGATTAGCTCGCGCCCTCATGGAGCACGGCGCTACTACCTACATGATTGTCCGTGATCCGAATGATGGAATTCGAGATGGGAGTGTATTAAAATTGGATCATGATGAGGTTACCTATCCTAATCAAACGATTCCATTAAACCAGACCTTGCGGCTGCGTCAGGGTACGGATGCCGTCAATAAATTACACGCAAAACATCGGGAGGCTTACCAGCGTATGGTGACTATTCATGTCGATAGCCGAAGCGAAGGCCAGAACATTGACGTCTTTTTCTACCACCATGAAAATAGTAAGGTGGGAAAAAAGTTAGCTAAACATATTCATAAAAGTTTCCAATCTGGCTACAAGCGCAGCCAGCCTACGCGTAATTATTTAGGCACCGTATCGGATCGGAGTAGTTTGTATGTGGTTAAAAATAGCCACCCGCCTACCGTTTTTATTGAGTTGGGAAATATCCGTAATGGAAAAGATCAACAGCGTTTTTTACTCGCCGATAATCGGCAGGCGCTGGCTAACTGGATCTGCACAGGTTTACAAACAGATTATAAGTCGCACTGA